In a single window of the Campylobacter iguaniorum genome:
- a CDS encoding PilZ domain-containing protein gives MSYEGREQLVLSCMEILQSLKQDYIDQTKLLVKDSQKYIDLYELDDTLSLIFDSIFQKTYDENNLKKSIYKCFENDENYAKYIVLYSMFHLLHKFSITLKEKYPNLLDHIVYLQNAIESFQDIFRINKTKNKDISYSSSNSIKFSSSGGGFVFFGNLIDELKRMHSQNEELLFLNLYNGVNVECKSRIVSIDDDKVVCKVNLMQILAMKEEGNAFIVKSGSMVSNIKADIASINLTNDTVTIKNFTHMEKMFASQRKYPRVHPNKFTKVMLSNGDGLEVQGKLFDISQGGIGVVSMDNPGFKNGENIRAKFSLIMPKSDENIDVDLELKLVVALNYQGSMRYCCQIINEQPITQKIVEFSKLRVEETLEELKEKVALYK, from the coding sequence ATGAGTTATGAGGGGCGAGAGCAACTTGTATTGAGCTGCATGGAAATTCTACAAAGTCTTAAACAAGATTATATAGATCAGACAAAACTTTTAGTCAAAGATAGTCAAAAATACATAGATCTTTACGAGCTAGACGACACTTTGTCTTTGATATTTGATTCAATTTTCCAAAAAACATACGATGAAAATAATCTAAAAAAAAGCATATATAAGTGTTTTGAAAACGATGAAAACTACGCAAAATACATTGTGCTTTATTCGATGTTTCATTTGCTGCATAAATTTAGCATCACTCTTAAAGAAAAATATCCAAATTTGCTAGATCATATTGTCTATTTGCAAAACGCCATAGAGTCTTTTCAAGATATTTTTAGGATAAATAAAACTAAAAATAAAGATATTTCTTATTCAAGCTCAAATTCTATTAAATTTAGCTCATCTGGTGGTGGCTTTGTATTTTTTGGAAATTTAATCGATGAATTAAAAAGAATGCATTCTCAAAATGAAGAGCTTTTGTTTTTGAATTTATACAATGGTGTTAATGTAGAATGCAAATCAAGAATAGTCAGTATAGATGATGACAAAGTGGTTTGCAAGGTAAATTTGATGCAAATTTTGGCTATGAAAGAAGAAGGAAATGCTTTTATAGTCAAAAGTGGAAGCATGGTTAGCAACATAAAAGCAGATATTGCAAGTATAAATTTGACAAATGATACAGTCACGATAAAAAACTTCACTCACATGGAAAAGATGTTTGCGAGCCAAAGAAAATATCCAAGAGTTCATCCAAATAAATTTACCAAAGTCATGCTCTCAAACGGGGATGGTCTTGAGGTTCAAGGCAAACTTTTTGATATTTCTCAAGGCGGTATCGGCGTAGTCAGCATGGATAATCCAGGCTTTAAAAATGGCGAAAATATAAGGGCTAAATTTAGTCTGATTATGCCAAAAAGTGATGAAAATATTGATGTGGATTTAGAGCTTAAACTAGTAGTTGCGCTAAATTATCAAGGCTCAATGAGATATTGCTGCCAGATAATAAATGAGCAGCCAATCACCCAAAAAATAGTTGAATTTTCTAAGCTCAGAGTAGAAGAAACGCTCGAAGAGCTTAAAGAAAAAGTTGCTTTATATAAATAA
- the plsY gene encoding glycerol-3-phosphate 1-O-acyltransferase PlsY: MNENIIAYAVAYLIGAIPFGLILAMVFGKTNIAKEGSHSIGATNVLRVMKESNPKLAKRLAVLTVVCDALKGLVPMIIAKAFFDLSDQTIWTMAVLAVLGHCFSPYLKFEGGKGIATGAGVLAYFLPIELICALVVWFIVGKVLKISSLASLLALLTLIVASFVFHYDMPVINTHAPIFIIAFVVVYKHLPNIKRLLCGAERRVI; the protein is encoded by the coding sequence ATGAATGAAAATATTATTGCTTACGCTGTAGCTTATCTTATCGGAGCTATACCATTTGGGCTTATTTTGGCTATGGTTTTTGGCAAAACAAACATCGCAAAAGAAGGTAGCCACAGTATCGGGGCGACAAACGTGCTTAGGGTTATGAAAGAATCAAATCCAAAACTTGCCAAAAGATTAGCAGTTTTGACAGTGGTTTGTGACGCTCTAAAAGGTCTTGTGCCAATGATTATAGCAAAGGCTTTTTTCGATCTTAGTGATCAAACTATCTGGACAATGGCGGTTTTAGCCGTGCTTGGACACTGCTTTTCTCCTTATCTTAAATTCGAAGGCGGAAAAGGCATAGCTACTGGGGCTGGAGTTTTGGCTTATTTCTTGCCTATTGAATTAATCTGCGCTTTGGTCGTCTGGTTTATCGTAGGAAAAGTACTGAAAATATCAAGCTTAGCATCTTTGCTGGCTCTTCTTACTCTTATTGTGGCTTCTTTTGTGTTTCATTATGATATGCCAGTTATCAACACTCACGCTCCGATTTTTATCATCGCTTTTGTGGTTGTTTACAAGCATTTGCCAAATATCAAAAGGCTACTTTGTGGAGCTGAAAGAAGAGTTATTTGA
- a CDS encoding dihydroneopterin aldolase, translated as MISVFIENLEFETIIGLLDFERIEKQKITVQAEFRAKEFVDYAKTCEFIQAKFDKKKFGTVESALEYFKTKFKKKFPTLEYFYMKISKVDIIPNAIVGAKIQKFY; from the coding sequence TTGATAAGCGTATTCATAGAAAATTTGGAGTTTGAAACGATAATTGGGCTTTTGGATTTTGAAAGAATTGAGAAGCAAAAAATTACCGTGCAAGCTGAGTTTAGAGCTAAAGAATTTGTTGATTATGCTAAAACTTGCGAGTTTATACAGGCTAAATTTGACAAAAAGAAATTTGGAACTGTTGAGAGTGCACTAGAGTATTTTAAGACTAAATTTAAAAAGAAATTTCCGACTTTAGAGTATTTTTATATGAAAATCTCTAAGGTTGATATTATCCCTAATGCCATTGTAGGTGCCAAAATTCAGAAGTTTTATTAA
- the hsrA gene encoding homeostatic response regulator transcription factor HsrA, giving the protein MRILIVEDEVTLNKTIAEGLQEFGYQTDSSESFKDAEYYIGIRNYDLVLSDWMLPDGDGVDLINVIKQKSPRTSAVIISAKDDKESEIKALRAGADDYIKKPFDFDVLVARLEARLRFGGTNVIKIDDLIIDPDEEKITYLGQEIELKGKPFEVLTHLARHSDQIVSKEQLLDAIWEEPELVTPNVIEVAINQIRQKMDKPLNISTIETVRRRGYRFCFPKKA; this is encoded by the coding sequence ATGAGAATTTTGATAGTTGAAGATGAAGTTACTCTAAATAAAACAATTGCAGAAGGCTTGCAAGAGTTTGGCTACCAAACAGACAGTTCAGAGAGTTTTAAAGACGCTGAGTACTATATAGGCATCAGAAATTACGATTTAGTGCTTAGTGATTGGATGCTTCCTGATGGCGATGGCGTGGATCTTATAAACGTTATCAAACAAAAATCTCCTCGCACTTCAGCAGTTATAATTTCAGCAAAAGATGATAAAGAAAGCGAAATAAAAGCTCTAAGAGCTGGCGCTGATGATTATATCAAAAAACCATTTGATTTTGATGTTTTGGTCGCTCGTCTTGAGGCGCGTTTACGCTTTGGCGGAACAAATGTAATCAAAATAGATGATCTAATAATAGATCCAGATGAAGAAAAAATCACATATCTTGGTCAAGAAATCGAGCTTAAAGGCAAGCCGTTTGAGGTTTTAACTCACTTAGCACGTCATAGCGACCAAATCGTCAGCAAAGAGCAACTTCTTGATGCTATTTGGGAAGAGCCAGAGCTAGTAACTCCAAACGTAATCGAAGTAGCAATCAACCAAATTCGCCAAAAAATGGATAAACCACTAAATATCTCTACAATAGAAACAGTAAGACGCCGCGGATATAGATTTTGCTTTCCCAAAAAAGCTTAA
- a CDS encoding sensor histidine kinase: MLIVIFSVMLYHYIKITIFENIVQSLTLEAKNIISSKESLEVGNLEFYYPQSEHLSILQISENVHGLTSPKFIQSKEDNDTFLTLYYPYKDTMVLTIKKNTTEYSNVVEQILVDILIINATAIFLILFYALFLSRMLLLPIKMLSLKLSKLNERFLQEVSIDELPEEFEPLGDSVNRLIARIQTFVQYQKELFIGAAHELKTPLAVMKTKNEVTLIKPREQEKYIEALKNNNESINQMNKMISSILEIGRQEGAQFEKPVNIDIIAYINEIGNNFLILAKGENKNISLNLEPQSLKMFLQPTLFLHVIQNFVQNAIKFSPSGATVEIKTSLHDDEFVVEVIDQGPGIDEGKDLFAPFKRYGDKGGAGLGLFLAKGAAQALGGNVQITNKPDKSGAIATLKIPINTKNTKKLINSKFLK, encoded by the coding sequence ATGCTGATTGTAATCTTTTCGGTGATGTTATACCACTATATAAAAATCACAATTTTTGAAAATATAGTCCAAAGCCTTACTTTGGAGGCTAAGAATATAATCTCGTCAAAAGAGTCTTTGGAAGTGGGTAATTTAGAGTTTTATTACCCACAATCTGAGCATCTCTCAATACTTCAAATAAGTGAAAATGTTCATGGTTTAACTAGCCCTAAATTTATACAAAGCAAAGAAGATAACGACACATTTTTAACTCTTTATTATCCATATAAAGACACTATGGTTTTAACTATCAAAAAAAATACCACAGAATACAGCAATGTTGTTGAGCAAATTTTGGTAGATATTCTTATCATAAATGCAACTGCTATATTTTTGATACTGTTTTACGCTCTGTTTTTATCTAGAATGCTACTTTTACCTATTAAAATGCTTAGTTTAAAGCTTAGTAAGCTAAATGAGAGATTTTTGCAAGAGGTTAGCATTGATGAGCTTCCTGAAGAGTTTGAGCCTCTTGGCGATAGCGTAAATAGGCTAATAGCTAGGATTCAAACATTCGTGCAATACCAAAAAGAGCTTTTCATCGGAGCAGCTCATGAGCTAAAAACTCCACTTGCAGTGATGAAAACAAAAAATGAAGTGACACTCATAAAGCCACGTGAGCAAGAAAAGTATATCGAAGCCTTAAAAAACAATAATGAATCAATAAATCAGATGAATAAAATGATAAGCTCCATCTTAGAAATCGGTAGGCAAGAGGGCGCGCAGTTTGAAAAACCAGTCAATATAGACATTATTGCTTACATAAACGAGATTGGAAATAACTTCTTAATACTAGCAAAAGGCGAAAATAAAAATATATCATTAAATTTAGAGCCGCAAAGTTTAAAGATGTTTTTGCAGCCGACTTTGTTTTTGCATGTGATACAAAACTTCGTCCAAAACGCTATCAAATTTTCACCAAGTGGAGCCACTGTCGAGATAAAAACTAGCTTACATGATGATGAGTTTGTAGTAGAAGTGATCGATCAAGGTCCAGGTATCGATGAGGGAAAAGATCTATTTGCTCCGTTTAAAAGATATGGAGACAAAGGTGGTGCTGGGCTGGGTCTATTTTTAGCCAAAGGTGCAGCTCAAGCACTTGGTGGAAATGTGCAAATTACCAACAAACCAGATAAAAGTGGAGCAATAGCCACACTAAAAATTCCTATAAACACAAAAAACACGAAAAAGCTCATAAATTCAAAATTTCTAAAGTAA
- a CDS encoding YfhL family 4Fe-4S dicluster ferredoxin encodes MSLMITKDCISCDACREECPDEAIYEDDPIYMIDPDRCSECISDYAEPACIMACPVDCIVPDPDNIETPEELKFKHEQYLEGN; translated from the coding sequence ATGTCTTTGATGATAACAAAAGATTGTATAAGCTGCGATGCGTGTCGCGAGGAATGCCCAGATGAGGCTATATACGAAGATGATCCAATATATATGATAGATCCAGATAGATGTAGTGAGTGCATTAGCGACTATGCTGAGCCAGCGTGTATCATGGCGTGCCCTGTGGATTGTATCGTTCCAGATCCTGATAATATAGAGACGCCAGAAGAGCTTAAATTTAAACACGAACAATATCTAGAAGGTAATTAA
- a CDS encoding Ppx/GppA phosphatase family protein yields the protein MPRRVAVIDLGSNSARMAIFERTSRLGFFILREYKIKVRLGEGAYENGGVLQDAAMDNVFCAFSEFKHFIKLYKVNKVLCAGTSALRDAPNSSVFINRIKNELGLGLKIIDGKMEAFYGGVAALNLLSPLSEATTIDIGGGSTELAKIKDGKIIDTISLNIGTVRLKELFFDKKDISGAAKFIDDMLSNLPNGFNSANIIAIGGSLRAISNAIMQIKKHPLKLVHNYSYELKEHSSFIEKLAFANVFDLKDFPVKKDRYDTIREGAMIFSKVAKRLGGKKIHTSGAGVREGIFLSNLLRPGIKFPQNFNPSLRSLQDRFIETSNPNTPKYAKILFDVLKPLHKLDDKYANELVIASKLYSLGRFLGFYSEHAHSSYIVQNGLNYGYTHEQKALISAIIFYQGKLISELGEFKELLPSIDEVRWLSFLLGLAKAVNISDEMEFSFVNHALHIKGIKNFFMVKESIKKLVKPSIFAITFD from the coding sequence ATGCCTAGACGAGTAGCAGTAATTGATCTTGGTTCAAACTCAGCTAGAATGGCTATATTTGAGCGTACAAGCAGACTTGGATTTTTTATTTTAAGAGAGTATAAGATCAAAGTCAGGCTTGGAGAGGGAGCTTATGAGAATGGCGGAGTTTTGCAAGATGCTGCTATGGATAATGTCTTTTGTGCTTTTAGCGAATTTAAACACTTTATAAAGCTGTATAAAGTAAATAAAGTCCTTTGCGCAGGGACTTCAGCTCTTAGAGACGCACCAAATTCAAGCGTTTTTATCAACCGTATCAAAAATGAGCTTGGGCTTGGGCTTAAAATCATTGATGGTAAAATGGAGGCATTTTATGGTGGCGTTGCCGCTTTAAATTTGCTCTCTCCACTTAGCGAGGCTACTACGATAGACATAGGTGGTGGCTCGACTGAACTAGCCAAAATCAAAGATGGCAAAATCATTGATACAATATCGCTAAACATAGGTACCGTAAGACTAAAAGAGCTGTTTTTTGATAAAAAAGACATATCTGGAGCTGCTAAATTTATAGATGATATGCTTTCAAATTTGCCAAATGGATTTAACTCAGCAAATATCATTGCGATTGGCGGAAGCCTAAGAGCCATCTCAAATGCAATAATGCAGATCAAAAAACACCCACTAAAACTAGTCCACAACTACTCTTATGAGTTAAAAGAACATAGCTCATTCATAGAAAAACTTGCCTTCGCAAATGTCTTTGATCTCAAAGATTTTCCAGTCAAAAAAGATAGATACGACACTATAAGAGAAGGTGCGATGATATTTTCTAAGGTAGCAAAAAGGCTAGGTGGCAAAAAAATACATACAAGTGGTGCTGGTGTGCGAGAGGGGATATTTTTAAGCAATCTCTTAAGACCAGGCATTAAATTTCCACAAAATTTTAATCCAAGTTTAAGAAGTCTTCAAGATAGATTTATAGAGACGAGCAATCCAAATACGCCTAAATATGCAAAGATACTTTTTGACGTGTTAAAACCTCTGCATAAACTAGATGACAAGTACGCAAATGAGCTAGTTATCGCCTCAAAACTCTATAGTCTTGGTAGATTTTTAGGATTTTACTCAGAGCATGCTCATAGTAGCTACATAGTGCAAAACGGGCTAAATTACGGCTATACTCACGAGCAAAAAGCACTCATTTCGGCTATTATTTTTTATCAAGGAAAGCTTATTAGTGAGCTTGGAGAGTTTAAAGAGCTTTTGCCAAGTATCGATGAAGTAAGGTGGCTTTCGTTTTTGCTTGGGCTTGCAAAGGCTGTAAATATAAGCGATGAAATGGAGTTTAGCTTTGTCAATCACGCCTTGCATATAAAAGGTATAAAAAACTTTTTTATGGTTAAAGAGAGTATAAAAAAACTTGTCAAACCTAGCATTTTTGCGATAACTTTTGACTAA
- the recO gene encoding recombination protein RecO, giving the protein MQGYILRVQKVRDEDCLVFILSKEQLIKCYRFYGARHPVITQGFKLDFELVENSNFLPHLRGTMHLGFKWLFYTDRLLAWQQFMRLLYEHLKDASEINEFYYDLLEDCALKLEKQNPKRTILEAYVRLLEFEGRLNKEMNCLFCDGQIGGRISLLRGFLPAHPHCTSKVVFDTKAINELFETAKSAHLDDFAINQLYYIILEGL; this is encoded by the coding sequence ATGCAAGGCTATATCTTACGCGTCCAAAAAGTCAGAGATGAGGACTGCTTGGTTTTCATACTGTCAAAAGAACAACTCATAAAATGCTATAGATTTTATGGGGCAAGACATCCAGTCATCACTCAAGGTTTCAAACTAGACTTCGAGCTGGTGGAAAACTCAAATTTCTTACCACACCTTAGGGGAACCATGCATCTTGGCTTTAAATGGCTATTTTACACAGATAGGTTGCTTGCATGGCAACAGTTCATGCGACTACTTTATGAGCATTTAAAAGACGCTAGCGAGATCAATGAGTTTTATTATGATCTGCTTGAAGATTGCGCTTTAAAGCTAGAAAAACAAAATCCAAAAAGAACTATTTTAGAAGCTTATGTAAGATTGCTTGAGTTTGAGGGGCGACTAAATAAAGAGATGAATTGCTTGTTTTGCGATGGTCAAATAGGTGGGCGAATTTCGCTTTTAAGAGGATTTTTACCAGCTCACCCGCACTGTACTTCAAAAGTTGTATTTGATACAAAAGCCATAAATGAACTATTTGAAACAGCAAAATCAGCTCATTTGGACGATTTTGCTATAAATCAACTATATTATATTATTTTAGAGGGTCTTTAG
- a CDS encoding tRNA dihydrouridine synthase, with the protein MIDFNSKPLFLAPLAGFSDLPLRGVVKKFGCDVTVSEMISSNALVYESAKTLTMIEKNALETPYIVQLAGSDKDIIKKAVEILNNIDGIDGIDLNCGCPVPKVIKQNAGSALLNDSNLLCDIVETIKNISNKRYTSVKIRLGFSEKNAYKIVKDIENAGADYLAVHGRTRAGGYSSKVDYEAIARIKQNVKIPVIANGDIDKDNIDEVLKITNCDGAMIGRASIGKPWIFYEIKNKRTISDELKKEIIIEHFRQMIAHYKEHGVAVFRKHLHEYSKGINGASAFRNEINLITDPNLMLSKVKDFFR; encoded by the coding sequence ATGATCGATTTTAATTCAAAACCACTATTTTTAGCTCCTTTGGCAGGTTTTTCTGACCTGCCTTTAAGGGGCGTTGTCAAAAAATTTGGCTGCGATGTCACAGTCAGCGAGATGATAAGCTCAAATGCCCTTGTCTATGAAAGTGCCAAAACTCTAACTATGATAGAAAAAAACGCTCTTGAAACTCCATATATAGTCCAGCTAGCTGGAAGCGACAAAGACATCATCAAAAAAGCTGTTGAAATCCTAAATAATATTGACGGGATTGATGGAATAGATCTAAACTGCGGCTGTCCTGTGCCAAAAGTCATAAAACAAAACGCTGGATCAGCACTTTTAAATGATTCAAATTTGCTTTGCGATATAGTAGAAACTATCAAAAACATATCAAACAAACGCTACACATCAGTCAAAATTAGACTTGGATTTAGCGAAAAAAACGCATACAAAATAGTAAAAGATATAGAAAATGCTGGGGCTGATTATCTAGCAGTTCATGGCAGAACCAGAGCTGGCGGATATAGCTCAAAGGTAGATTATGAGGCGATCGCTCGTATCAAACAAAATGTCAAAATCCCAGTCATTGCAAATGGAGACATTGACAAAGACAACATAGATGAAGTCTTAAAGATAACAAACTGCGACGGAGCCATGATAGGAAGGGCTAGCATCGGAAAGCCTTGGATATTTTATGAGATCAAAAACAAACGAACAATCAGTGATGAGCTAAAAAAAGAGATCATCATAGAGCATTTTAGGCAGATGATAGCTCACTACAAAGAGCATGGCGTGGCTGTATTTAGAAAGCATTTGCACGAATATTCAAAAGGAATAAATGGTGCGAGCGCTTTTAGAAATGAGATAAATTTGATAACTGATCCAAATTTGATGCTATCAAAGGTCAAAGACTTTTTTAGATAA